One genomic region from Hoeflea algicola encodes:
- a CDS encoding M48 family metalloprotease: MTAPGRRTPRLALAVLGAALLLSGCQTLGVDVYEPSLKPSDAPQTAEKAGASDPRTRIGADQHPRIIASYGGEFRDAKTERLVARIVGALTLVSENPQQAYRITVLNSPAVNAFALPGGYLYVTRGLLALANDASEVAAVLSHEMAHVTANHGIERQRREQEVELAGQVAEELFSDSLAGRQVLARGKLSLAAFSRNQELQADVIGVRMLGEAGYDPFAAARFLESMNANQRFGAVDPEADASLDFLASHPNPPQRVELAKNHARAFGQEGVGDRGRDYYLDGIDGLLFGDSPNEGYVRGNEFLHPVLGVRFAVPEGFRIDNQAEAVLATGPRDLAIRFDGVTDKSRQSLATYIASGWVTGLDESSIRQTRIGGLPAATAKASADKWDFDITVIRIKDRIYRFLTAAPRGSSDLAATASIIRSGFRKMSSSEIKALKPLRIRIVTASAGDTLTSLSARMRKVELFRLLNALSPGQTIKPGQRIKIVTDQ; the protein is encoded by the coding sequence ATGACTGCCCCTGGCAGGAGAACGCCCCGGCTGGCTCTGGCCGTGCTCGGCGCCGCGTTGCTGTTGTCGGGCTGCCAGACCCTTGGTGTCGACGTCTACGAACCCAGCCTGAAGCCCTCGGATGCGCCACAAACGGCCGAGAAGGCCGGTGCGAGCGATCCGCGAACTCGCATTGGCGCCGATCAGCATCCGCGCATCATCGCCAGTTACGGTGGCGAATTCCGCGACGCCAAGACCGAGCGGCTGGTCGCCCGCATTGTCGGCGCGCTCACACTGGTGTCGGAAAACCCGCAGCAGGCCTATCGTATCACCGTGCTCAATTCGCCCGCCGTCAACGCCTTCGCGCTGCCCGGCGGCTATCTGTATGTGACAAGAGGACTGTTGGCGCTCGCCAACGACGCATCCGAAGTTGCCGCCGTTCTGTCTCACGAAATGGCCCATGTTACGGCCAATCACGGCATCGAACGGCAACGCCGCGAACAGGAAGTCGAACTCGCGGGCCAGGTGGCCGAGGAGCTGTTTTCCGACTCACTCGCCGGACGGCAGGTACTCGCCCGGGGCAAGCTCTCGCTCGCGGCGTTCTCGCGCAACCAGGAACTTCAGGCCGATGTCATCGGGGTAAGGATGCTCGGCGAGGCCGGCTACGATCCGTTTGCCGCCGCCCGGTTCCTCGAATCGATGAACGCCAACCAGCGTTTTGGCGCCGTCGATCCTGAAGCCGACGCCAGCCTCGACTTTCTCGCCAGCCACCCCAACCCTCCGCAACGGGTGGAACTGGCCAAAAATCACGCGCGCGCCTTCGGCCAGGAAGGCGTCGGCGACCGCGGCCGTGACTACTACCTCGACGGTATCGACGGGTTGTTGTTCGGCGATAGCCCCAATGAAGGCTATGTGCGCGGCAATGAATTCCTGCATCCGGTGCTAGGTGTTCGGTTTGCTGTGCCCGAGGGTTTCCGGATCGACAACCAGGCCGAGGCGGTGTTGGCCACCGGGCCACGCGATCTGGCAATCCGCTTTGATGGCGTCACCGACAAAAGCCGGCAATCGCTGGCAACCTACATCGCCAGCGGCTGGGTCACCGGTCTTGATGAAAGCTCTATACGTCAAACCCGCATCGGCGGCCTGCCGGCGGCTACCGCCAAGGCAAGTGCCGATAAATGGGATTTCGACATCACCGTGATCCGCATCAAGGACCGGATTTACCGGTTCCTCACCGCCGCACCACGCGGCAGCAGTGATCTCGCCGCGACCGCCTCGATCATCCGCTCCGGGTTCCGCAAGATGTCGTCAAGCGAGATCAAGGCACTCAAGCCGCTGCGCATCCGCATTGTAACAGCGTCTGCGGGCGACACGCTCACCTCGCTGTCAGCACGGATGCGCAAGGTCGAGCTGTTCAGGCTGCTCAACGCGTTATCACCCGGCCAGACCATCAAGCCCGGACAACGGATCAAGATCGTCACCGACCAGTAA
- the thiB gene encoding thiamine ABC transporter substrate binding subunit, translating into MRKSWFLAAALATALPLAANPAAGADKSLTVYTYESFIAEWGPGPKIEAAFEAECGCDLKWVGVADGVALLNRLKLEGAKAEAGIVLGLDTNLITDAKATGLFEVHGLDTAAISVPRDFSDDTFIPYDYGHFAVVYDSEAIETPPTSLKQLVEGDPAQKIVIQDPRTSTPGLGLLLWVKSVYGNDAAAAWQKLSKRVLTVTPGWSEAYGLFTSGEAPMVLSYTTSPAYHMVVEKTGRYQAAEFSEGHYLQIEVAGMLANAPDKDLAREFLAFMMTPGFQNEIPTNNWMMPAAAIDVALPEAFSKLVSPAKSFLYAPDEVAANRAAWIDEWLAAMSR; encoded by the coding sequence ATGCGCAAATCATGGTTTCTCGCGGCTGCCCTTGCGACGGCTCTCCCCCTTGCTGCCAATCCCGCGGCCGGCGCAGACAAATCGCTGACTGTCTACACCTATGAAAGCTTCATCGCCGAATGGGGTCCCGGTCCCAAGATCGAGGCGGCGTTCGAGGCCGAATGCGGCTGCGATCTCAAATGGGTTGGCGTGGCCGATGGCGTGGCGCTGCTCAACCGGCTCAAGCTCGAGGGCGCCAAGGCCGAAGCCGGCATTGTGCTCGGCCTCGACACCAACCTTATCACTGACGCCAAGGCGACCGGCCTGTTCGAAGTCCATGGCCTCGACACCGCGGCCATTTCGGTCCCCCGCGACTTCAGCGATGACACCTTCATCCCCTATGATTATGGCCATTTCGCCGTGGTTTACGACAGCGAGGCAATCGAAACGCCGCCGACCAGCCTCAAGCAACTGGTTGAAGGTGATCCCGCGCAGAAAATCGTCATCCAGGACCCCCGCACCTCGACACCGGGGCTCGGGCTGCTGCTCTGGGTCAAGTCGGTCTATGGCAATGATGCCGCTGCGGCCTGGCAGAAGCTGAGCAAGCGCGTGCTCACCGTCACCCCGGGTTGGTCCGAAGCTTATGGTCTGTTCACCTCGGGCGAGGCGCCGATGGTGCTGTCCTATACCACTTCGCCAGCCTACCATATGGTAGTAGAAAAGACCGGCCGCTATCAGGCTGCCGAATTCTCCGAAGGTCATTATCTGCAGATCGAAGTGGCAGGAATGCTAGCCAACGCCCCCGACAAGGATCTGGCGCGCGAGTTCCTTGCCTTCATGATGACGCCGGGCTTTCAGAACGAGATCCCCACCAACAACTGGATGATGCCGGCCGCGGCGATCGACGTGGCATTGCCGGAAGCCTTCAGCAAGTTGGTGTCGCCTGCCAAGTCCTTCCTCTATGCGCCCGACGAGGTCGCCGCCAACCGTGCCGCCTGGATTGACGAGTGGCTTGCCGCCATGAGTCGCTGA
- a CDS encoding RNA-binding S4 domain-containing protein: MNQPARLRIDKWLFFARVLKSRTLAGKFVAGGNVRVNSEKIDQPSLSVKPGDVLTISLERRILVLRIVACGHRRGPAPEAQALYDDLTPAPSETQKINAVGQREPGAGRPTKRDRRVIDRFLQSDADD; the protein is encoded by the coding sequence ATGAATCAACCGGCGCGCCTGCGAATCGACAAATGGTTGTTTTTCGCGCGCGTGCTCAAATCCCGGACCCTTGCCGGCAAGTTTGTTGCCGGTGGCAATGTGCGGGTCAACAGCGAAAAGATCGATCAGCCGAGTCTTTCGGTCAAGCCGGGGGACGTGCTGACGATTTCGTTGGAGCGCCGTATCCTGGTGCTCAGAATCGTTGCCTGCGGCCATCGGCGCGGTCCCGCGCCGGAAGCCCAGGCGCTGTATGATGACCTCACGCCCGCGCCGAGCGAAACACAAAAGATCAATGCCGTGGGCCAGAGGGAACCCGGCGCCGGCCGTCCGACCAAACGTGACCGGCGGGTAATCGACCGGTTTCTCCAGTCAGATGCAGACGATTGA
- a CDS encoding thiamine diphosphokinase, translating to MRADLTFAILLGGALEIDDRVLDLVRGARAIAADGGMIHARALGLTPELWVGDFDSADDALLARHGDVPRLPFAAAKDLTDGEIAVEQAIERGAQRLVMVGALAGERSDHALAHLFQAVALGERGYDVVLTSGTEEAVPLRLEERVLDLPVGSLFSVIALGALTGLSLSGVKYPLEKADIPFAASRTISNVAMGAVTVSLESGRALLLARPHDLTGA from the coding sequence ATGAGAGCTGATTTGACATTTGCGATCCTGCTGGGCGGTGCGCTCGAGATTGACGACCGGGTTCTTGACCTGGTCCGAGGCGCGCGGGCGATCGCCGCCGATGGCGGGATGATCCATGCCCGGGCGCTGGGGCTGACGCCGGAACTGTGGGTTGGTGATTTCGATTCTGCCGATGACGCGTTGCTGGCGCGCCATGGCGATGTGCCGCGGCTGCCGTTCGCTGCGGCCAAGGACCTGACCGATGGCGAGATCGCGGTTGAACAGGCAATCGAGCGCGGTGCGCAGCGGCTGGTTATGGTCGGGGCACTGGCTGGCGAACGCAGCGATCACGCGCTTGCGCATCTTTTCCAGGCTGTCGCTCTTGGCGAACGCGGATATGACGTGGTGCTGACATCGGGCACAGAAGAGGCTGTTCCTCTGCGCCTGGAAGAGCGCGTGCTGGATTTGCCCGTCGGATCGCTGTTTTCGGTGATTGCGCTCGGCGCACTAACTGGTCTGAGCCTATCGGGTGTGAAATACCCGCTGGAAAAGGCTGACATTCCATTTGCCGCATCGCGCACCATATCCAATGTCGCTATGGGCGCGGTTACCGTCAGCCTCGAATCCGGGCGCGCGCTTTTGCTCGCCCGTCCTCATGATTTAACCGGAGCTTGA
- a CDS encoding RNA polymerase factor sigma-32, translating to MTATSANRQMVRAAMAAPYLEREEEHDLAVAWKDHRDQDALHKITMAHMRLVISMASKFRNFALPMSDLVQEGYVGLLEAAARFDPEREVRFSTYASWWIRASIQDYILRNWSIVRGGTSSAQKSLFFNLRRLRARLAQGDPTLTESAIHTQIAGTLGVKAKDVAVMDARLSGSDSSLNAPISDGEGGASSDRMDFLKSDEPLPDEQVSTIIDEERRSIWLGDALNTLNPRELRIIRERRLAEDGATLESLGTALGISKERVRQIENRALEKLRAVLSTQTPEIASL from the coding sequence ATGACAGCGACTTCCGCAAACCGGCAAATGGTACGCGCGGCAATGGCTGCTCCCTATCTCGAACGTGAGGAGGAACATGACCTCGCCGTGGCCTGGAAAGACCACAGGGATCAGGATGCACTCCACAAGATCACCATGGCGCATATGCGGCTGGTTATTTCCATGGCGTCGAAATTCCGCAATTTCGCCCTTCCGATGAGCGATCTCGTGCAGGAAGGATATGTCGGGTTGCTGGAAGCAGCGGCCCGGTTCGATCCGGAACGCGAAGTCCGCTTTTCCACCTATGCCAGTTGGTGGATCCGGGCATCGATTCAGGATTACATTCTGCGCAACTGGTCCATCGTTCGTGGCGGCACCAGCTCGGCTCAGAAATCGCTGTTTTTCAACCTGCGGCGATTGAGGGCGCGGCTGGCCCAAGGCGACCCGACTCTGACCGAAAGCGCCATCCATACGCAGATCGCCGGCACGCTTGGCGTCAAGGCCAAGGATGTTGCCGTGATGGACGCGCGTCTTTCAGGGTCGGATTCGTCACTCAACGCGCCGATATCGGACGGCGAAGGCGGCGCGTCTTCGGATCGGATGGACTTCCTCAAGAGCGACGAACCGCTGCCCGATGAGCAGGTGTCGACAATCATTGACGAGGAACGGCGCAGCATCTGGCTTGGAGACGCACTCAACACGCTGAATCCGCGCGAGCTGAGAATCATTCGCGAGCGTAGGCTGGCTGAAGACGGGGCAACGCTGGAATCGCTGGGCACGGCGCTTGGCATTTCCAAGGAACGGGTCCGGCAGATCGAAAACCGCGCGCTGGAAAAACTCCGGGCGGTGCTTTCGACCCAGACACCGGAAATTGCCAGTCTGTAG
- a CDS encoding ATP-binding cassette domain-containing protein, whose product MTTSPAIDFAHVAYGIGDLSAEFSFARAPGTVTAILGPSGAGKSTLLNLAAGFLTPRSGEIRIEGRRVNDLPPSERGISMVFQDNNLFAHLDIRTNIGIGLDPALRLDASAWAQVEAALDRVGLPGFGRRMPSTLSGGERQRVALARAFARRRPLLLLDEPFDGLGPGLAADMLGLMLDIRAEVGATVLMVTHDPDEARAAADEVLFIHKGRIAADDPAQGFFERRDLPDLEAYLGRQSGN is encoded by the coding sequence ATGACCACAAGCCCAGCCATCGATTTCGCTCATGTGGCCTATGGAATCGGCGATCTCAGCGCCGAATTCTCATTTGCCCGCGCCCCCGGTACGGTGACGGCCATTCTCGGGCCTTCCGGCGCCGGCAAGTCGACGCTGCTCAATCTCGCCGCCGGGTTTCTCACCCCGCGCTCCGGCGAAATTCGGATCGAGGGCCGCCGGGTCAACGATCTGCCGCCGTCCGAACGCGGCATTTCCATGGTGTTCCAGGACAACAACCTGTTTGCCCATCTCGACATACGAACCAATATCGGCATCGGCCTCGATCCGGCACTGCGGCTCGACGCCAGTGCTTGGGCACAGGTCGAAGCAGCGCTCGACCGGGTCGGGTTGCCCGGCTTCGGGCGGCGGATGCCTTCCACGCTCTCAGGCGGCGAACGCCAACGTGTTGCCCTTGCCCGTGCCTTCGCCCGTCGCCGCCCGCTGCTGCTGCTTGATGAACCATTTGATGGTCTCGGCCCGGGTCTGGCCGCCGACATGCTCGGTCTGATGCTCGACATCCGCGCCGAAGTCGGCGCTACCGTGTTGATGGTCACCCACGACCCCGACGAGGCCCGTGCGGCCGCAGACGAAGTGTTGTTCATCCACAAGGGGCGTATCGCCGCCGATGATCCGGCACAGGGCTTTTTTGAACGCCGCGATCTGCCCGATCTCGAGGCCTATCTCGGTCGTCAGAGCGGAAACTGA
- the thiP gene encoding thiamine/thiamine pyrophosphate ABC transporter permease encodes MLTRAEHRAARAGGIAALAVIGLALALPIIVLVSYGLSSDAGTSQGSYLYRITRFTLLQAGLSSLLSVVFAVPLARALARRPVFPGRRWLIILFTLPLGLPPLVAALGLIEIWGRNGVANTALGYLGAQTPFSIYGLGGILLAHVFFNLPLATRLILPGLERLPREYWKTAANLGMGGFSLFRLVEWPAMRGSIAGAAGLVFMLCATSFTLVLVLGGGPRATTLEVAIYQALRFDFDPGRAVLLSTIQIVLTLTIMAGLKLVSAPADPGNTKGGSAHRPDVRGGVHAIADAALILLAVIFVAAPMLAVIGAGLVADLPRLLSDAIFWRATATSLGIGIASAVLALLLSSLMVRARHSANAPTSAPAPRRLSGLRLLSAMWGAAGSLTLLVPPVVLGAGWFLMLGGGAGQLVAPLTAIVTINALMALPFVMRVIEPAYNTAMARNSQLALSLGITGINRIRQIDLKAMLLPLATGFAFALALSLGDLGAIALFGSDRIITLPWLLYQKLGSYRTTDAAGLALLLGIATMVLIFIADRLGNRGGTQQP; translated from the coding sequence ATGCTGACCCGGGCTGAACACCGCGCAGCGAGGGCCGGCGGCATTGCCGCCCTCGCTGTCATCGGCCTGGCTCTGGCCTTGCCGATCATCGTGCTCGTCTCCTATGGCCTAAGCAGCGATGCCGGCACCAGTCAGGGCAGCTATCTCTACCGGATCACCCGCTTCACCTTGTTGCAGGCAGGTCTTTCGTCCCTGCTCAGTGTCGTCTTCGCGGTTCCGCTGGCACGTGCACTGGCCCGTCGCCCGGTTTTCCCGGGACGGCGCTGGTTGATCATCCTCTTCACCCTGCCTCTCGGCCTGCCGCCACTGGTGGCTGCCCTTGGCCTGATCGAGATCTGGGGCCGCAACGGTGTTGCCAACACCGCCCTGGGTTATCTCGGCGCACAAACTCCCTTCTCGATTTACGGCCTGGGCGGCATATTGCTGGCGCATGTGTTTTTCAACCTGCCGCTCGCCACCCGCTTGATCCTGCCCGGCCTTGAACGGCTGCCGCGGGAATACTGGAAGACCGCCGCCAACCTCGGCATGGGCGGATTCAGCCTGTTCCGGCTGGTCGAATGGCCGGCAATGCGCGGGTCGATTGCCGGCGCCGCGGGTCTGGTCTTCATGCTCTGCGCCACCTCGTTCACACTCGTTCTGGTGCTTGGTGGCGGGCCGCGGGCGACAACGCTGGAAGTGGCGATCTACCAGGCGCTGCGGTTCGATTTCGATCCCGGCCGGGCGGTGCTCTTGTCGACTATCCAGATCGTCCTGACGCTGACCATCATGGCAGGCCTCAAGCTTGTTTCCGCGCCGGCCGATCCCGGCAATACCAAGGGTGGCAGCGCCCACCGGCCCGATGTCCGCGGCGGCGTGCACGCAATTGCCGATGCGGCTCTGATCCTGCTCGCGGTCATTTTCGTGGCAGCGCCGATGCTTGCCGTGATCGGCGCCGGACTGGTGGCGGATCTGCCGCGCCTGCTTTCCGACGCGATTTTCTGGCGGGCAACCGCAACCAGCCTCGGCATCGGCATCGCTTCGGCAGTGCTGGCCCTGTTGCTCTCAAGCCTGATGGTGCGAGCCCGACATTCGGCCAACGCCCCGACGTCCGCACCAGCGCCACGCCGGTTGTCAGGCCTCCGTTTGTTGTCCGCAATGTGGGGCGCTGCCGGATCACTGACGCTGCTGGTGCCGCCGGTGGTGCTGGGCGCCGGCTGGTTCCTGATGCTCGGCGGCGGCGCCGGGCAACTCGTTGCACCGCTCACCGCGATCGTCACCATCAACGCGCTGATGGCCCTTCCCTTCGTCATGCGGGTGATCGAGCCCGCCTATAATACCGCCATGGCGCGCAACAGCCAGCTGGCGCTGTCACTCGGCATCACCGGCATTAACCGCATAAGGCAGATCGACCTGAAGGCGATGCTGCTGCCGTTGGCGACCGGGTTTGCCTTTGCCTTGGCGCTGTCACTGGGTGATCTCGGCGCCATCGCCCTGTTTGGCAGCGATCGCATCATCACCTTGCCATGGCTGCTCTACCAGAAGCTCGGCAGTTACCGCACCACCGACGCCGCCGGGCTGGCGCTACTCCTGGGAATCGCCACAATGGTGCTTATCTTCATCGCCGACCGGCTCGGCAACCGCGGCGGGACCCAGCAACCATGA
- a CDS encoding CarD family transcriptional regulator, whose protein sequence is MTTQQKKPSQRQGFKTGEAIVYPAHGVGQIVAIEEQEVAGHKLELFVIDFEKDKMRLKVPVAKASTIGMRKLSETDFVERALKVVQGRARVKRTMWSRRAQEYDAKINSGDLISIAEVVRDLYRAENQPEQSYSERQLYEAALDRMARELGAVNKMSDTEAVRLIETNLNKGPKRGKASDEEAAQDGAQDGAQEEAA, encoded by the coding sequence ATGACAACCCAGCAGAAAAAGCCTTCACAGAGACAGGGTTTCAAGACCGGTGAAGCGATTGTTTATCCGGCTCACGGCGTTGGCCAGATTGTCGCCATTGAAGAACAGGAAGTGGCGGGTCACAAGCTTGAGCTTTTTGTGATCGATTTCGAAAAGGACAAGATGCGGCTCAAGGTGCCGGTCGCCAAGGCTTCAACCATCGGTATGCGCAAACTGTCGGAAACCGACTTTGTTGAGCGCGCATTGAAGGTTGTGCAGGGTCGCGCCCGCGTCAAGCGCACCATGTGGTCGCGCCGTGCGCAGGAATATGATGCCAAGATCAATTCCGGCGATCTGATTTCGATCGCAGAAGTCGTTCGCGATCTGTATCGGGCCGAAAACCAGCCGGAACAGTCGTATTCCGAACGTCAGCTTTATGAAGCAGCGCTCGACCGGATGGCGCGTGAACTCGGGGCCGTCAACAAGATGTCGGACACCGAGGCGGTTCGTCTGATCGAGACCAACCTCAACAAGGGCCCCAAGCGTGGCAAGGCCAGTGACGAGGAAGCCGCTCAGGACGGCGCGCAAGATGGCGCCCAGGAAGAAGCTGCGTAA
- the fdxA gene encoding ferredoxin FdxA, giving the protein MTYVVTDNCIRCKYMDCVEVCPVDCFYEGDNMLVIHPDECIDCGVCEPECPAEAIKPDTEPGLEKWLEVNTEFADKWPNITIKRDPPADAKDFDGTPAKFEKYFSAEPGEGD; this is encoded by the coding sequence ATGACCTATGTGGTGACCGACAATTGCATCCGCTGCAAATACATGGATTGCGTTGAAGTCTGCCCTGTGGACTGCTTCTACGAGGGCGACAACATGTTGGTCATTCACCCCGATGAATGCATCGATTGCGGCGTTTGCGAGCCGGAATGTCCGGCCGAGGCCATCAAGCCCGATACCGAGCCGGGGCTTGAGAAATGGCTTGAGGTCAACACCGAATTCGCCGATAAATGGCCCAACATTACAATCAAGCGCGACCCGCCTGCCGACGCCAAGGATTTTGACGGTACGCCTGCCAAGTTCGAAAAGTACTTTTCGGCGGAGCCCGGCGAGGGCGACTGA